Proteins encoded together in one Ipomoea triloba cultivar NCNSP0323 chromosome 4, ASM357664v1 window:
- the LOC116015645 gene encoding protein JINGUBANG-like, with protein MPHSTPNLPVPHSTPPPPSLSSPSATTSTTGSSSAASSDSDESPSPSRRHNFQDLHPHIPRTPVSGPQSPKPLAVLSGHVGAVSCIALCGEFILSASQGQDIIVWQHPNLRQFTKFGQGDGSVKALLTLGNKVFTAHQDSRIRVWKVSRNSENVFRLVDSLPTTKDYLRKFLKQSNYVQTRRHHKKLWIQHSDTISCLAVTNGNIYSGSWDKTLKVWRISDFKCLESIKAHDDAINGLVTSKGMVYSSSADGKIKVWGKEGKKKHSLKGVLEGHRGVSMNGVVVSGDGGLVYGAGSDGYVMGWMRNGDLEDWEMVCEVKAHEMAVLSLCVMGGFLCSGSADKSIRVWKMGINGGLVKVGVINGHEGGVRCLQASPVYVGGGFMVYSGSLDRSLRVWWVPNYDTSQKSQVIQSTDQLNTKFLLS; from the coding sequence ATGCCGCACTCAACACCAAACCTTCCAGTCCCACACTcaacgccgccgccgccgtctctCTCATCTCCCTCCGCCACAACCAGCACCACCGGCAGCAGCAGCGCCGCCAGCAGCGATTCGGACGAAAGCCCATCCCCGTCGCGTAGACACAACTTCCAAGACCTCCATCCCCACATTCCAAGAACCCCCGTTTCGGGCCCCCAATCCCCCAAGCCCCTAGCGGTTCTCTCGGGCCACGTGGGCGCCGTCTCCTGCATAGCCCTGTGCGGAGAATTCATCCTCAGCGCTTCCCAGGGCCAAGACATCATCGTATGGCAACACCCAAATCTCCGCCAATTCACCAAATTCGGACAGGGAGACGGCTCAGTCAAGGCCCTGTTAACCCTCGGAAACAAAGTCTTCACGGCTCACCAAGACAGCAGAATCCGGGTCTGGAAAGTTTCTAGAAACTCCGAGAATGTTTTCCGCCTCGTCGATTCCCTCCCCACCACAAAAGACTACCTCCGAAAATTCTTAAAACAGAGTAACTACGTCCAAACCAGACGCCACCACAAGAAGCTCTGGATACAACATTCCGACACTATCTCCTGTTTGGCCGTCACAAATGGGAACATCTACTCAGGCTCATGGGACAAGACTCTCAAGGTGTGGAGAATCTCAGATTTCAAATGTTTGGAGTCGATTAAAGCTCACGACGATGCGATTAATGGATTGGTTACAAGCAAGGGAATGGTTTACTCATCTTCTGCGGATGGGAAGATTAAAGTGTGGgggaaagaagggaaaaaaaagcATTCTTTGAAGGGGGTTTTGGAGGGGCACAGAGGGGTTTCTATGAATGGGGTTGTGGTTTCTGGGGATGGGGGTTTGGTTTATGGGGCAGGGTCTGATGGGTATGTGATGGGGTGGATGAGGAATGGGGATTTAGAGGATTGGGAAATGGTTTGTGAGGTGAAAGCTCATGAAATGGCTGTTTTGTCCCTGTGTGTAATGGGGGGTTTTTTGTGTAGTGGGTCTGCTGATAAGAGTATTAGGGTTTGGAAGATGGGAATCAATGGGGGATTGGTTAAAGTTGGGGTTATAAATGGGCATGAAGGGGGTGTCAGATGTTTGCAGGCTTCTCCAGTTTATGTTGGGGGTGGGTTTATGGTGTACAGTGGGAGTCTTGATAGAAGCCTCAGAGTTTGGTGGGTTCCAAACTATGATACATCACAGAAATCTCAGGTGATTCAAAGTACAGATCAGTTGAATACTAAGTTCTTGTTGTCCTAG
- the LOC116015203 gene encoding cold-responsive protein kinase 1-like, producing MRLTGDGNGGGGGEGGLTVVGVKMDGRSKELLTWALVKIARPGDRVVALHVLNLNTEDKGELLSLVKTFDSVLAAYEGFCNLKQVDLKFKVCRGSPVRKILVREAKTYRAANLVVGTSSTHHTIRSTVSVAKYCARNVERSVSVIAVSDGKIAFQRGASDLIGQTCHVDVPGTARLASSSSGGGNESNPLALVPAKSMDLPESKPGWSLLRRVLLQNGKKSGKSAKMSSLVQRVLTLQSRQSFAAIYPDHKHGICEDNCHSPRSDEKNDEIASASSGTTSLSVPKELEDLSKKYASLCRLFSYEELLTATSNFTSENIIGKGGSSMVYKGCLPDGKEVAVKTLKPSQTMVIQFCSEIEILTTLHHKNIISLLGFCFGDSNLLLVYNLLSRGSLEDNLRGTPNVGNTFGWSDRYKVALGIAEALDHLHNSADEPIIHRDVKSSNILLSDDFEPRLSDFGLTTMASSLSCHLESIDVAGTFGYLAPEYLAHGKINEKIDVYAFGIVLLELLSGRKPIDNRNANAQKSLVLWAEEMLRLGKATALLDESLVDAYDHDEFERVVLAAKLCINHDPRFRPEINLVVRLLRGEPDAIDLARQHVDGSEELDGVDCEKPGTDIQSLINLALLNLEDDSPASSSNGQNISVEDYLQGRWSCSSSCD from the exons ATGAGGCTCACCGGAGACGggaatggtggtggtggtggggaaGGAGGTTTGACGGTGGTCGGGGTGAAAATGGATGGCCGGAGTAAAGAGTTGTTGACTTGGGCTCTGGTTAAAATCGCTCGGCCCGGCGATCGCGTCGTTGCTCTTCACGTTCTCAATCTCAATACag AAGATAAAGGGGAGTTGCTTTCGTTGGTGAAGACGTTTGATTCAGTGCTGGCAGCTTATGAAGGCTTCTGCAACTTAAAGCAG GTTGATTTGAAGTTTAAGGTTTGTAGGGGATCACCGGTGCGTAAGATCCTAGTCCGGGAAGCGAAAACTTATAGAGCTGCAAATTTGGTTGTTGGTACTTCGTCCACCCACCATACAATCCGGTCTACGGTTTCAGTTGCCAAGTATTGTGCCAGGAATGTTGAGAGGAGCGTTTCGGTTATTGCTGTTAGTGATGGGAAAATTGCCTTTCAAAGGGGAGCATCGGATTTGATTGGCCAAACGTGTCATGTTGATGTTCCTGGAACAGCACGACTGGCCTCTTCGAGTAGTGGCGGTGGTAATGAGAGTAACCCTCTAGCTTTGGTGCCCGCCAAGTCTATGGACCTGCCTGAATCTAAGCCGGGATGGTCGCTGCTTAGAAGAGTGCTACTTCAAAACGGGAAGAAGTCTGGAAAATCTGCAAAAATGTCGTCTTTAGTGCAACGGGTTCTGACTTTGCAAAGTAGGCAATCTTTTGCAGCTATCTACCCTGATCACAAACATGGTATATGCGAGGACAATTGCCATTCTCCTAGATCAGATGAAAAGAACGATGAAATTGCGTCTGCCTCAAGTGGCACGACCTCTCTTTCTGTTCCTAAAGAGCTAGAGGATCTTTCGAAAAAGTATGCATCTCTCTGCAGATTGTTCAGCTACGAGGAACTTTTGACAGCAACGTCTAATTTCACATCTG AGAATATAATTGGAAAAGGCGGTAGCAGTATGGTTTACAAAGGGTGCCTTCCCGATGGCAAGGAAGTAGCAGTGAAAACGCTTAAGCCATCACAAACTATGGTGATCCAATTTTGTTCAGAAATCGAGATTCTTACAACTTTGCATCACAAAAACATTATATCGCTTCTGGGGTTTTGCTTCGGAGACAGCAATCTTCTGTTGGTCTATAATCTGTTATCCAGAGGAAGCCTCGAGGACAATCTCCGTG GTACTCCAAATGTCGGTAACACATTTGGTTGGAGCGATAGGTACAAGGTTGCTTTGGGCATTGCTGAGGCGTTGGACCATCTGCACAATTCAGCTGATGAACCTATTATACACAGGGACGTTAAATCTTCAAATATTCTTCTTTCTGACGATTTTGAGCCACGG CTGTCTGATTTCGGACTCACAACAATGGCTTCAAGTTTATCGTGTCACTTAGAAAGCATTGATGTTGCTGGAACATTCGG CTACTTGGCTCCGGAATATCTTGCCcatggaaaaataaatgaaaaaattgaTGTGTATGCATTTGGTATTGTGCTGCTCGAGCTTTTATCGGGTAGAAAGCCAATTGATAATAGGAATGCCAATGCACAGAAAAGCTTGGTTTTGTGG GCAGAAGAAATGTTGAGGCTCGGGAAAGCTACAGCGTTGCTAGACGAAAGCTTGGTTGACGCATACGACCATGATGAGTTCGAGAGAGTCGTCTTGGCAGCAAAACTTTGCATCAACCATGACCCGAGATTTCGCCCTGAAATAAACCTT GTGGTTAGACTTCTCCGAGGCGAACCGGATGCAATTGATTTGGCGAGGCAACATGTGGATGGGTCGGAGGAATTGGACGGGGTTGATTGTGAAAAACCCGGAACCGACATCCAATCCTTGATTAATCTTGcattgttgaatttggaagaTGATTCCCCTGCAAGTAGCAGTAATGGTCAAAACATCTCAGTGGAGGATTATTTGCAGGGCAGATGGAGCTGTTCCTCAAGCTGTGATTAG